The Candidatus Delongbacteria bacterium genome contains a region encoding:
- a CDS encoding tyrosine-type recombinase/integrase — MNDLVAIKSREWVYDEQVPPLAIMVTAKGSKSFYVVKLVGGKKEEIRIGSYPQVSIPLARRMAAEILLRVVKGETVGTERRRLDRAAQITLQVAFDEYRQYLDRHRKPRTIYDYQSQWEKYLAAWATRPMKSIRRREVVALHQTIGDNHGHHQANRVVALLRAVINRAIREHELEMPNPGNAITFYREEARTRRLSQDELPAFFKAVFEEPNADIRDFVLLALFTGARKGNLLAMRWADVVLEPGLWIVPAASSKTSRQLNVVLSTAAVGILQARQATKSGEYVFPGREGRDNEHMVDPKFGWLRVCKRAGLKDLHIHDLRRSLASFQIDTGAPLEVIQKTLGHESKVTTEVYARLALEPVRESVERATSEMLKAVVVNVG; from the coding sequence TTGAACGATCTCGTGGCCATCAAGAGCCGTGAATGGGTGTACGACGAGCAAGTCCCGCCACTGGCCATCATGGTAACAGCAAAGGGATCCAAGTCCTTCTACGTCGTAAAGTTGGTGGGAGGCAAGAAAGAGGAGATCCGGATTGGGAGCTACCCCCAGGTGTCCATCCCCCTGGCGCGGCGAATGGCAGCGGAGATCCTTTTGCGAGTGGTCAAAGGGGAAACGGTGGGGACGGAGCGACGCCGCCTAGATCGTGCCGCCCAGATCACGCTGCAGGTCGCATTTGACGAGTACCGCCAGTACCTGGACCGGCACCGGAAGCCCAGGACCATCTACGACTATCAGTCGCAGTGGGAGAAGTATTTGGCGGCCTGGGCCACGCGCCCCATGAAGTCCATCCGTCGGCGCGAAGTGGTCGCCCTCCACCAGACGATCGGCGACAATCACGGCCATCATCAAGCCAACCGCGTGGTGGCCCTGTTGCGGGCTGTCATCAATCGCGCCATCCGCGAGCACGAGCTGGAGATGCCCAATCCGGGCAACGCCATCACGTTCTACCGCGAGGAGGCCCGCACACGCAGGCTGTCCCAGGACGAGTTGCCGGCATTCTTCAAGGCTGTGTTTGAGGAGCCCAACGCGGACATCCGCGACTTCGTGCTTCTCGCCCTGTTCACAGGCGCGCGCAAGGGCAACCTGTTGGCTATGCGCTGGGCAGATGTTGTGCTAGAGCCCGGGCTGTGGATCGTCCCCGCTGCATCATCTAAGACCAGCAGGCAGCTCAACGTGGTGCTCTCAACTGCTGCCGTAGGCATTCTGCAGGCGCGCCAGGCAACCAAAAGCGGCGAATACGTGTTCCCAGGCCGCGAAGGCCGCGACAACGAGCACATGGTGGATCCCAAGTTCGGCTGGTTGCGTGTTTGCAAGCGCGCGGGGCTGAAGGACCTCCACATCCATGACCTGCGCCGCAGCTTGGCGTCATTCCAAATCGACACGGGCGCTCCGCTTGAAGTTATCCAGAAAACCCTGGGTCATGAGTCCAAGGTGACGACTGAAGTTTACGCCAGGCTGGCGTTGGAACCGGTGCGGGAAAGCGTGGAGCGTGCGACATCGGAGATGTTGAAGGCCGTTGTCGTGAATGTTGGATGA
- a CDS encoding transglycosylase SLT domain-containing protein — protein MLVLVAVAGAWTSRFDPHFQKYSKRYFGVDFDWRWWKAQAIAESALDSTAQSWCGARGVMQVMPGTWKDMAPKLGLTNPWEVRQSIQAGIYYDARMWAIWKAPRPLVERMAFTLASYNAGAGNILKAQRLVAVNLNANEWTPVAVRLHLVTGKNADETRGYVTRIRRLFPTLSKHPP, from the coding sequence GTGCTCGTTCTGGTCGCCGTGGCCGGGGCCTGGACCAGCCGCTTCGACCCCCACTTCCAGAAGTACTCCAAGCGCTACTTCGGGGTGGACTTCGACTGGCGCTGGTGGAAGGCGCAAGCCATCGCGGAGAGCGCCCTGGACTCGACGGCCCAGAGCTGGTGCGGGGCCAGGGGCGTCATGCAGGTCATGCCGGGGACGTGGAAGGACATGGCGCCCAAACTCGGCCTGACCAACCCCTGGGAGGTGCGGCAGTCCATCCAGGCCGGCATCTACTATGACGCCCGCATGTGGGCGATCTGGAAAGCACCCAGGCCGCTGGTGGAGAGGATGGCCTTCACGCTGGCCAGCTACAATGCCGGTGCGGGCAACATCCTGAAAGCCCAGCGCCTGGTGGCGGTCAACCTGAACGCGAATGAATGGACCCCGGTGGCAGTGCGGCTGCACCTTGTGACTGGCAAGAACGCCGACGAGACGCGCGGCTATGTGACGCGCATCCGGCGGCTCTTCCCGACCCTCTCCAAGCACCCACCGTAA
- a CDS encoding DUF350 domain-containing protein, which translates to MFDQLIRAATINLAYTGLTVLLATSLWKAADRWLFPGIDFIPEIKKGNVAAAILAGVLLLFCAHLVSAGLN; encoded by the coding sequence ATGTTCGACCAGCTCATCCGCGCTGCCACAATCAACCTGGCCTACACAGGCCTGACCGTGCTCCTGGCCACCAGCCTCTGGAAGGCGGCCGACCGCTGGCTCTTCCCGGGCATCGACTTCATCCCCGAGATCAAGAAGGGCAACGTGGCCGCAGCCATCCTGGCGGGCGTGCTGCTTCTCTTCTGCGCCCATCTGGTATCAGCAGGCCTGAACTAA